The stretch of DNA AAGCCGCTATGATGCGAGGTGCGCCGCGCAAAGCGGACACCGGCCTGAAGGCTTTTCAGGAAGCCGCCCAGCTCATAGGTGGCATCGAGGCGCCCGCTGACCTCCTCGCCGATGTTGCGGTGATATTCGTCCTGGAAATTGTCGAAGCGATAGGCGCTGAAATCATTGGGATTGAAGCCGGAGACCTGCGGGTTCGGGATGAAACTGCGCAGATCCAACGTGTAGGAGGGCGCATTGGCATAGATGCCAATCTGGCGGAAATCATCCCAGCCGGTGCTGCGGGTGTAGGTACCCTCACCGGTGATCTTCAGACGGCCTTGCTCCCATTTGCCGCCCAGCGCGAGCTGATAGGTGGTGTAGGCGCTGTCCTGCGCATAGGTCGCGGGGGCGAATTTGGCGTTGGCATAGGAACCATACTGGAAATAATTGGTCCCCGGCGCAAAGGTGAAGGGCGGCACCGCTGTCGCCGGAGAAGCCCGGAAGCCGCTGGTGCCGGTGCGGACGTAAGCCGTCAGGTCGTCCTCGCGGTTGTCAACACGCTCGAAGGCGCCGTCGAGATAGAACTCCAGATTGCTGGCCGGGCGCCACTGGGCCGAGGCATTCACGCCCCAGCGCTTGCGGCTGCCATTGGTGTAGCGCGTGCCCGCATCGGTGACGGCGGTGATGGCATCGCCCGCGTCCTGAACACCATTGCCGTTGAGGTCGAGCAGATCCGTGCGGGTCTGATAGGCGCCGGTCGCATTGCGGTAGGAACCGTAATGGCGCGCCTGATAGGCCGCGCTGATCAGCAGGCCGACCTCGCCGACGCTGGTGTCATAACGGTTGCTCCACAGGGCCGAGACGCGCGGATCGACCTTCTTGGCGATGTCGCCATAGAAGCCCTTGGCGGTGATCGACTTTTCGCTGCCCTTGAAATCGAAGGGACGGCGCAGGCGGATATCGACCACACCGCCGATGCCGCCCTCGATCTGGTCGGCCGAAGAGGTCTTGTAGACATCGACCCCGGCCAGCAGCGCGGCGGGAATATCGCCCAGCGCTACGGTGCGGCCCGAGGTGGTGAAGAAATTGCGCCCGTTCACAAGCTGCTGCACCTGCGACAGACCACGGATCGCGATGCCCGAGCCTTCGCCCTGGCTGCGGGTGATCTGCACGCCGGTCACGCGCTGGAGCGCCTCGGCCACATTGTTGTCGGGCAGCTTGCCGATGTCCTCGGCCACGATCGAGTCGACGATCTGGGTGGAGTTGCGCTTGATGCCGATCGCGCTGGAGAGGCTGGCGCGCACGCCGCTGACCACAATCTCATGATCATCCGCGACAGGCGCCGCCTGCGGATTGGCGACGACATTGCCGGCGCTGGCCGGAGCCTGCTGCGCCCATGCCGTGGTTGCAGTCAGGCCGGAAAGCAATGTGCAGGACGCGAGCAACAGTGATCTGGTCATCAAATCCTCCCATAATTATCTGACCACAATATCCGCATTTGGTCATACCGCAACTATTTATCGGACAATTTTTTGAGAGAAGAGGCCTGACCTTCTGCGAAAGTCCGTGAGGGATTGTGGAGGGAGGTGCGCGACAGATCAGCATGATATCAATTTTTATGACTAAATTTCAATTTACTATATCATCGTCATCATCGGAGAGATGATGACATCCCTCACCGATCCACCACGATCGCAGCTCGCAAAAGTCACCATTTTGCAAATTGGACAGATCACCACGCGACCAATTCTTGAACATTCATCAGATCACAGATATGGAATGATCTGACAAAATGAGCATCCAACGCGGGAGAGCATGCGTGAAACTTTCGAAGCGACGGGTCATCCAGTCACTGGGCGCGGCAGGCGCCGCCGCGCTGGGCTCCCCTGCCCTGAGTGCGACTCGCGACACCGCCACCCCGCGCGTGACCATCTCGATTCGCTCGCCCTTCCCGCCTGTGCATCGGGCCGCTCAGGATCTGGCCGGGGATCTCAAGGCCGTGCTGGGCGCCTCGGTCGATCTCGTGCAGGATCAGGATCAGGCGCATGACGGGCTGCACATCGCCATCGCCACCAGCAACCAGGGCGCGCGTGAAAGCTTTTCGCTCAGCCGTCATGGCCATCGCGTCGATCTGGTCGGGGCGGATATGCGCGGCACGATCTACGCGATCTATCAGTTCGCTCAGGACCACCTCGGCGTCGACCCCATGGCCTTCTGGACTGACCACAGCCCCAAACCTCTGGCCGAAATCGCCATGAAGGACGGCGCCCGCATCGCCTTTCCGGGCCCGGTGATCGACTATCGCGGCTTCTTTGTGAACGATGAGGATCAACTCACCGGCTGGGCCCCCGCAAAGCCCGAGGACCACACCAACATCGATCCGGCGGTGATGGACAAGGTCTATGAGACGATCCTGCGGCTCAAGGGCAATATGGTGGTGCCCAGCACCTGGCCCTTCCCCGACGATCCGCAGATCAAGGCGGCCAGCGCGCGCGGGTTGATCGTCAACCAGCATCACGCCACGCCCGTCGGCATGAACGCTGCCCGCTGGCCCGAGCATGTTCCCTATAACTACACCGAGCACCCCGACATCCTGCGCAACGCCTGGAAGAACGCCATCGCGCTTTACGACAAGGATCAGGAGGTGCTGTGGACGGTGGGCATGCGCGGCCTGTCGGATGTGTCCTATGCCTCGATGGACCCCAGCGTGGTGGGCAACAAGCCGCGCATGGGGCAACTGGCCGGGCAGGCCATGCGCGAGCAGATGGCGTTGGTGCGCGCCCGCTTCCCCAACGCCCGCTTCGTCACCAACCTATGGTCCGAAGGCGCCGAACTGATGCGCGAGGGCCACCTCAAGATCCCCGAGGAGGTTATCATCGCCTGGCCCGACGAAGGCTGGGGCAAGATCCGCGACGACGGGCAGGTGAGCAAGGATCAGGGCTTCTACTTCCACGTCGCCATGCTGAACGGAAAAGCCAACCAGCTTTCCGAAATGGTGCCGGTCGAGCGCATTCATGAGGAATTCGGCCGCTTTATCCGCGCCGGAGCGACACGCTTCGCGCTGGTCAATGTCAGCGATCTGCGCGCCGTGGCCATGACCGCGAAAGCCACGCTCGACACCGCATGGAACGGCGTGCCCGCCAGGGCCTCCGCTCGCGCCTATTATGCAGGCTGGGCAAAGGGCCAGTATGGCGCCGGGGCCGCCGAGAGCCTCGCCACCTTCTACCCGGCCTATTTCACCAGCCTGCCGCGCCTGCCCACGGGCGAAGGCACCGGCGGCGGCATGGAATATGGCGATCAGCGCTATCAGGAGCTGTCGCGCAGCCTGATGCTGCGCACCATGATCGATCCGCCCTATTACCGCACCATCGCGCAGTCGCCGCAATGGTGGCCGCCGCGCATAGTCGACTATGGCAAGAGCGCGGCGGATGCCAAACTCTGGGTCGATCAGGTTTCCGCGCGGGAAATCGCCACCTGCACCGCCGCCCAGCCCCGCTTCGATGCGCTGCTGAAACAGGCGCTGGCGATCCTGCCGCAAGTCGCGCCTGAGCGTCGCGACTATTACCAATATGCCGTGCTCACCATGCTGTCGGTCAACCGCAACGGCAATGCGATGCTGCTCGCCGTCAGCCAGGCGGTGAAGGCGGCGCGGGCGGGTGATCAGGCCGAAGCCCTGCGTCAAGCCGATGCCGCTTTGGCCCAGATCGCCGAGATCAAGCGCTACGAGACCTATGCCACCTATGGCAAATGGAAGAACTGGTGGCGCGGCGAGTGGCTGACCAACATCGGCTCCACCGCCGACTGGCTGGCGACCTTCAAGGCATGGGTGATCGATCCGATCGGCACCACCCCCGTGCCGATCATGGAAACCGACTGGGAGGCCTATTACCGCATCCTCAAGTATCAGGGCACGCGCTCGGTCGACGTTCGCCCTTGAGCGGGCCCGCGCCCTCTGCATGCGCCGCGCACAAGGCGCATGCAGAGGGCGCTCTAATCAGATGGGGATTGCCAGCCGGGCCACGCCCTGCCTATCGCTGGACACCATGGACTCGTTTGGTGGAAAGACCCTCATGATGCTGCGCACTGTCATCCCGGCCCTTCTTGCGAGCATTGCGTTTGCCGTGCCCGCCAGCGCGGAAGACACGGTGAGCATCGATATCTACGCCATCCCCTCGCGCCCCGTGGTCGAGGCAGTGGCTCAGGCCAGCAAGGATCTGGCCAAACATGGCCTGACCACCTTTTACGCGCAGGGCCATGCGGTGCATGCCACGCTCTATCTCACCCAATATCCCGCCAGCGCCGAGCCTGAACTGAAGGCCGCCATCGCCCGGCTGGCCAAGGGCCGTGCCACCTTCCCGCTCGCGCTGGATGGCACCGAGCGCACCGCATCGAACTGGCTGTTCCTGAAGGTGAAGCACAGCGCCGATCTGCAGCGGCTGGCCGATCAGGTCACGCTGGCCGCCGAGCCCCTGCGCGATCACCATGTTACCGCACCGGGCTGGATGCGCGACTATCCGGCCAAGCTGCCTGCCTTCGAGCGCTATGGCTCGCCCAATGTGTTCATGCAGTTCGAGCCGCATCTGACCCTGCTCGCCAATGAGAAGAGCCCCGCCCTCTCCGCCTTTATGGCCGAGGCGGAGAAGAACCAGCCGCAGGCGAGCGGTCAGGTCGAAGGGATCGGCATCGGCGTGGTCGATGCCAATGGCCAGATCGTGAAGACGCTGGCCGAGTTCCATTTCACCAAAACCCGCTGAACGAACCCCTGCTCGTTTTGAAATTTCCCGGCAACGGCGCCCCCCCCCCATGGTCGGGAGCGCCGATGGCCTGGCTGATCCAGCGCGCCGGCCCGCTGCGGCCCGGCCTGTTTCCGGCGTCCGCTGCGAGCCGCGACCCGACCTGCGCGCAAAAAGGATCAGAAGCGACCGAAACCGGCGATCGACACGACCGGCTGCAAGACCGGTTCCCGCTCAGCCCCCAGAACGAGCCTGAACGCACTCCACCACGACCAGCTCACCACCCCCGCAGCCAGAAGACTGCTGATGGCCTGGACATTGTGGGCACCGACAAGAAGCGCGTGCAACAGCATGATGACCTGCCTTTACTGGCTGGCTCGGGCCATCTTTGACGGCTCCGGCAACCTCTCCCGAATAGGTATGCATGAAACGCCTCGCAGGGGGTTTTGTCAAATGATTCCGCTGCGGAAACACGCGGTTTTTCGCAGGATCCCAAGCTGTGCCAAAACAACACCGATTGGCAAAAGATTGTTGTTACGATACTTATGATGTTACGTGATTCACGGAGCATCCCATGCAGCAATTCGAAAACCCCGACCATTGGGACACAGCCGCCCAGCATTACGAAAAAACCGCCCATCCCTTCACCGCGCTTTATGCCAAGGCGGCCTTGTCGCGCGTGCCGCTTTCGCCGGCCAGCCGCGTTCTCGATGTCGCGGCCGGCACGGGCGCTCTGGCACTGCAGGCGGCGAGCACCGGCGCGCGGGTGCTCGCCACGGATTTCTCCGCCGGCATGGTCGCGCGGATCGCGGCGGCTGGCCTGCCCAACGTCGAGGCGAAAGTGATGGATGGGCAGGCGCTCGATCTGCCGGACGCCAGCTTCGATGCCAGCTTCTCGATCTTCGGCGTCATCATGTTTCCCGACTGGCGCAAGGGGCTGGCGGAAATGGCGCGCGTCACCCGTCCGGGCGGCTATGGCGTCGTCGCCACCTGGCGTGACTCCGGCGCAGCAACCTTCCTGCTGCTCGGCCAGATCCGCCGCAAACTCTTTCCCGAGCGTCAGGGCATGACCATGCCCGCCGCAGTGCAGGCCCTGAGCGCCCCGGAAGACTTCGCCCGCGAACTGGTCGTCGCCGGGTTCACCGATCCGCGGATCGAGCGCGTCACCCATGATTATCTGCTGGATGTCGCGGCCCTTGCCGAACCCGACACGCTCTTCGGCATGTCGCCCGACTGGACCGGGCTGAGCGATGCGGAAAAGGCCGAGGTGGTGGCCGAGGCTCGCGCCATGGCGGGTGGCGGCGCGGTGCTGCCCATTCCCTCCACCGCGCTGATCGGTGTAGCAAGAGGTTGAAAGTCTTGACGCGCTCGCCGGCGGCACCATGATGGCCGCATGAACAGGCCCTCCATGAACAAAGAATGCCGTGTCGCCCTTGCCGGTCTGGGCGGCGTGGGCCGCGCCACCGCCGCGCTGCTGCTGTCACGGCGAGAGCGTTACCGGGCCCTGTTTGGCGTCGATGTGCGGCTGGTGGCCGCCTGCGGATCGCGGGCAGGCGTGATGCGGGCCGAGGGCCTTGAGCTTCAAACCCTCGACCATCTGGAAGAGGGCCAGACCGGCCCGGCCTTCATCGCCGCCAGCCGGGCCGATGTGCTGATCGAAGCCGGCCCCAGCGATTTTCGCACCGGCGGCCCCGGCCTGCCCTATCTGCGTGAGGCGCTGTCGGCGGGGCGTGACGTCATCGTCATCTCCAAGGGGGCGCTGGTTCACGATGGCGCGGGGCTGAACGCCATGGCGCAGGCCTCCGGATCGCTGATGAAGATCAGCGGCGCCACAGCGGCGGCGCTGCCGACCATCGATCTTCTGCAGTACAATCTGGCCGGCTGTGAGGTGCTGGAGATCGAGGGCATTCTCAACGCCACCACGAATTTCCTGCTCGATGCCATGATCAGCCGAGATATCGGTTTTGATGCGGCCCTGAAAGAAGCACAGGCCGCAGGCTTTGCCGAGGCCGACCCGCGCAATGATGTCGAAGGCTGGGATACCGCCTGCAAGCTGCTGATCCTCGCCAATTTCGGCCTTGGCGCAGGCCTGACGATCGAGACGATGGATGTCTCGGGCATCGACCGGCTGAGCGAGGACCAGATCAGCGAGTGGCGCGAGCAAGGTCTGGTCCCCAAGCTGATCGGCCATCTGCGCAAGGACGGTGACGCCTTTCACGCCGGGGTCGAGGTTCGCGCCCTGCCCCCCAGCGACCCGTTTGCCTTGGTGACGGGCAAGAACAAGGCCGTCCGCATCACCACCGATCTGATGGGCGAGGTGCTGGCCATGGGCTGCGGTTCCGAACCCATGGCGACCGCCGCTGCAGCGCTGAAAGATTTCGAACATATCCTCGCCAGGCGCTTCGGCTGAACGGCTAGGGCGCCCGCACCGTCACACGGTTGACGATCTCCGGCGCGTCATGCAGCCGCAGATAGAGTACGCCATCCGATCCGGGATGCGGCACGCTCAGGCTGCCGCCGGGAAAGCCCTCGGGCACATTGGCCGCGCCATCGAAATCCTGCCGCCCCGCAACCGAGGCCAGCAGATAGAGCCCCTCGCCCTGCAAAGTGCAAGGCGCGGGCGCCGCAGCCGCACAGCTCACCTGCCTGAGCCGGGGCAAGCGCACCAGCGTGCCGACCGGCAGCCATTCTCCGGCCACCCCGCCGCGCACCAGCCGCGCATGCAGCGGCCCGAAAGCCGAGGCGCCCAATGCCTGCGCCGGGGTCAGGCTGGCGATCATCACGCCGGGATCGACCAGCGTCAGCCCGCTGCCCAGCGCCAGTTTCACCGAGGCATCGTCCTTGGCGGTGGCGACCTCCACACTGTCATGGCGGTCGAAACGCTCCTTGCCCTGCGCTTTCAGCGTGAAGCTCAGGCGGGTATCGGCGGGGATGGCGTCCGGGCTGCCCAGCGTGATCTCCAGCCCATTGGCTTGATCGGCATGCGGACGATCCGATCCGCGCGCTATGATCGTCGCAACCGGCTGCGGCGCTCTGGCGGGCGGCGCAACGGTGATGCTGGCAGGCGGGGTGCCCTCCGGCCCGGCGATGGTCAGGGTGACGGGTTGCTGGCCCTGCGGCGGCAGGGCGACGCTGATCTCATGCTCGCCGCTAGCCTTCCACTCGGCGGGCTTGGGGGCGGCGCCCGGAGCAGTCACGCTCACCTCGGAGACGCAGCCCGATGCCGCGCCCGTCAGCACCAGATGGCCATCGGCAGCGCCGGATGGCGCCTGCTGCCAGTGCCAGTCTCCGGCGGTCTGGAGCGTCACCTCGGGGCCATCAAGAGGCTCGAAACCCCACATGCCATGCAGTTTGGCGGGGATCGGACCGGTCAGCGCGCCCAGTTCGGGCGGCGGCGCGGCAATCTCCAGACCGCCGCGCAGGGCATTGGGCGTCAGCGCCAGATCGCTCGTCTTGCCCCCCGGCAGGCTGACCCGCAGCGACAGATCATGGCCATAGGCCGTGGCATAGAGCAAAGGCGAACCCGACAGGCTGAGCAGGCCCGAGGATGTCCCCAGACAGGCCGGGGCGGCCTTGGGCGGGATCCGCAGCACCGGCACGCTGGTCGGGCGGACCGCGGGCAAAGCCGCCATCAGCACCGATTTGGGATTGGCAAAGGAGGGCGGCGTGTTGAGCGCCAGCGCCATCGTATCACCACGCAGCGCCCCCAACGCCGGGACATATTGGTAGCGTGCGGTGCGCATCGCGCCGAAAATGCCGACGATCTCGTGGATCGCGCTGATATAGGGGCTGAAATAGCCGAAGCCGCCCTGAGGCGTCGCACTCAGGCTCAAGGCCAGATCGGTCGCGGCGCCGGTCAGCCTACTGCTGTTGGCGGTGTCGTCCCCGCCCAGCACCACCGACTGCTTGGAATCGAGCAGGCAGGTGGCCTGAAACTCGGCCGGGCGTTGCAGGCAGGCATCGTTGATCTTGATATGCAGGCTTTCGGCCACCACCGGCGCGCTATGGGCCAGCGCCTCGGGCTGGCTGGCCGAGATCTGGCGGATCGCGGTGAGATAGGTCTCGTAACGGCTGCGGTCGAGCGAGGCCTGCTCCAGATCCTGCGCCGCGCGGACAAAGGCGCCGGGGCGTGCCTTGACCGCATCGCGCAGGGTCTTGAAGTCGCCCCCGGTCTCGGGTGCGAGGAACACCACCAGATGCTGCGCATGGTCCGGCACCGTCAGATTGATCGGGCCGCCGCCATGACCGACACGCTTCCACGCCTCCACCTTGTCGAACCATTTGTCGGGGGGCGGGTTGGTCGGCTCGCGCAGGAAGGCGGCGATCAGCAGGTAATGCGCGCTTTCGTCATGGGGCAGCACCGCCTCCACCTTCACCTTGTCGCCCTCCGCCAGTTGCGGCACCGCGCCGATCGGCAGGGTGACGCCGTGGCGCGTCACGCTGATGCGCAGATCGGGCCCGACCAGATCGAAGGGAGCCGGATCGGCGGAAACCACCCCCGCCGACAGCATGACCAGACCGGCGGCAAGACAAGGAAGAGCGAGGCGCATGAGACTCCACGGCAATGGGATAAACGTTCATCCGGCATAGGGCCCTTCAGCCTGCTGCCAGATGAACGTTCAGACATTATCCAATCGCCTGAGCCCCGGCGAAGGTTCCTGCCCCTCTCCCGATCAGGCGGGCAGCGCGGCAGCCCGGTCGAGCGCCGCCAGCACCTCGGGGGTCAGCACCAGATCCTGTGCCGCCAGATTTTCCGCCAGATGAGCGGTGCTGGACGTGCCGGGGATCAGCAGCATGTTGGGCGAGCGCGCCAGCAGCCACGCCAGCGCCACCTGCAGCGGGCTGGCGCCCAGATCGGCGGCGATGGTGGAGAGCGCATCGGACTGGATCGGGCTGAAACCGCCCAGCGGGAAGAAGGGTACATAGGCGATGCCCTGCGCGTTCAGGCTATCGACCAGCGCCTCGTCCTCCCGGTGGACGAGGTTATAGTGGTTCTGCACGCAGACCACCGGGGCAATGGCCTGAGCCTGCTCGACCTGTTTTGCCG from Novosphingobium sp. encodes:
- a CDS encoding TonB-dependent receptor; this encodes MTRSLLLASCTLLSGLTATTAWAQQAPASAGNVVANPQAAPVADDHEIVVSGVRASLSSAIGIKRNSTQIVDSIVAEDIGKLPDNNVAEALQRVTGVQITRSQGEGSGIAIRGLSQVQQLVNGRNFFTTSGRTVALGDIPAALLAGVDVYKTSSADQIEGGIGGVVDIRLRRPFDFKGSEKSITAKGFYGDIAKKVDPRVSALWSNRYDTSVGEVGLLISAAYQARHYGSYRNATGAYQTRTDLLDLNGNGVQDAGDAITAVTDAGTRYTNGSRKRWGVNASAQWRPASNLEFYLDGAFERVDNREDDLTAYVRTGTSGFRASPATAVPPFTFAPGTNYFQYGSYANAKFAPATYAQDSAYTTYQLALGGKWEQGRLKITGEGTYTRSTGWDDFRQIGIYANAPSYTLDLRSFIPNPQVSGFNPNDFSAYRFDNFQDEYHRNIGEEVSGRLDATYELGGFLKSLQAGVRFARRTSHHSGFTNDYSLSDRTDLPLPGNVKGLLTITPNQVFRGDYGLSLQQFALPNINLVRDIAFGRQLFGFGPGTPADDPSQLYDISETTYAAYLMANYSFMLGGIQFDGNAGLRYVKTKESVTGFQNQAGGGYAPINANSDYGNWLPSANIRAKLTDKLYLRGGISKVVTRPGFSQLTPAQSLAYAFLTGTAGNPNLKPLRADQFDTSLEWYISKTNILYAAAFLKKVDGFIQNVSTQETINGQSFLMTRPVNGNNGTVKGLEVGYQTFFDFLPSPFNGLGFQANYTYVDSNAPSPIPGQSVPLEGLSKNSYNLIGIYEKGPVSMRLAYNWRSKYVETTSGDAANRPLVSKPIGQLDASFSYDLTRKIALTFDATNLTRNTQSDYYGTPLLPKSVNAFDRTFEFGVRARF
- a CDS encoding glycosyl hydrolase 115 family protein; amino-acid sequence: MKLSKRRVIQSLGAAGAAALGSPALSATRDTATPRVTISIRSPFPPVHRAAQDLAGDLKAVLGASVDLVQDQDQAHDGLHIAIATSNQGARESFSLSRHGHRVDLVGADMRGTIYAIYQFAQDHLGVDPMAFWTDHSPKPLAEIAMKDGARIAFPGPVIDYRGFFVNDEDQLTGWAPAKPEDHTNIDPAVMDKVYETILRLKGNMVVPSTWPFPDDPQIKAASARGLIVNQHHATPVGMNAARWPEHVPYNYTEHPDILRNAWKNAIALYDKDQEVLWTVGMRGLSDVSYASMDPSVVGNKPRMGQLAGQAMREQMALVRARFPNARFVTNLWSEGAELMREGHLKIPEEVIIAWPDEGWGKIRDDGQVSKDQGFYFHVAMLNGKANQLSEMVPVERIHEEFGRFIRAGATRFALVNVSDLRAVAMTAKATLDTAWNGVPARASARAYYAGWAKGQYGAGAAESLATFYPAYFTSLPRLPTGEGTGGGMEYGDQRYQELSRSLMLRTMIDPPYYRTIAQSPQWWPPRIVDYGKSAADAKLWVDQVSAREIATCTAAQPRFDALLKQALAILPQVAPERRDYYQYAVLTMLSVNRNGNAMLLAVSQAVKAARAGDQAEALRQADAALAQIAEIKRYETYATYGKWKNWWRGEWLTNIGSTADWLATFKAWVIDPIGTTPVPIMETDWEAYYRILKYQGTRSVDVRP
- a CDS encoding 2'-5' RNA ligase family protein yields the protein MMLRTVIPALLASIAFAVPASAEDTVSIDIYAIPSRPVVEAVAQASKDLAKHGLTTFYAQGHAVHATLYLTQYPASAEPELKAAIARLAKGRATFPLALDGTERTASNWLFLKVKHSADLQRLADQVTLAAEPLRDHHVTAPGWMRDYPAKLPAFERYGSPNVFMQFEPHLTLLANEKSPALSAFMAEAEKNQPQASGQVEGIGIGVVDANGQIVKTLAEFHFTKTR
- a CDS encoding class I SAM-dependent methyltransferase; translated protein: MQQFENPDHWDTAAQHYEKTAHPFTALYAKAALSRVPLSPASRVLDVAAGTGALALQAASTGARVLATDFSAGMVARIAAAGLPNVEAKVMDGQALDLPDASFDASFSIFGVIMFPDWRKGLAEMARVTRPGGYGVVATWRDSGAATFLLLGQIRRKLFPERQGMTMPAAVQALSAPEDFARELVVAGFTDPRIERVTHDYLLDVAALAEPDTLFGMSPDWTGLSDAEKAEVVAEARAMAGGGAVLPIPSTALIGVARG
- a CDS encoding homoserine dehydrogenase, which encodes MNKECRVALAGLGGVGRATAALLLSRRERYRALFGVDVRLVAACGSRAGVMRAEGLELQTLDHLEEGQTGPAFIAASRADVLIEAGPSDFRTGGPGLPYLREALSAGRDVIVISKGALVHDGAGLNAMAQASGSLMKISGATAAALPTIDLLQYNLAGCEVLEIEGILNATTNFLLDAMISRDIGFDAALKEAQAAGFAEADPRNDVEGWDTACKLLILANFGLGAGLTIETMDVSGIDRLSEDQISEWREQGLVPKLIGHLRKDGDAFHAGVEVRALPPSDPFALVTGKNKAVRITTDLMGEVLAMGCGSEPMATAAAALKDFEHILARRFG